The genomic interval GACTAGAGCCTGTATGCCTGTTCCAGGGACATTTAAACTCTGAAAGGATTTCTTATGATCTTCACTAAATACACTAAGAAGAATGCCAAGCAGTGCCCTTTTGTGTACTGGGACATGTAGTCATGTGATTAAAACAGGTAACATGAACtctgactttaaaatgtattgtagATATAAATGCTCTAAGCTAGAAAAGGTTTTCCGCATCCACAGTCAATGATGGGAGCCTTTCATTCCTCAGAAAGAATCCCTTTTTAGGTCATTGAGAAAGAGTCCAACCGCTGCAGCTCATGCTGCAATATCTTCATGAGCCCAGAGCACATACAAATCCTAAGGGAACTACCATAGTACCGCGCTCATTCCTGGCACCAGAACAAATGAAACACACTCTATCATGCACACACCAGCCAGAGCAGGccactttcctcttctgtgagaTTTAAAAAGCTCCCCAAAATGTTACTACTCCCATCCCCAATACACAGAAAATAGGGGAAAAGCTGTTTCCAGTTCTCGGCCTTTAAACAACTCTAAATGTCGGTACTCACAGTGGCGTATTACAAAGTAATCAACAGTGCGCACTTGAGGGCAAAACACATATTGAGCTAATGAAGAGCTCACTGTGATTAGGAATCGATCAAACATAATAGCAGAACATAAGCAGATTTTATATGAATTCTGTAATGAATATACATGCtgcaataacatttaaaaagcagggCAGCCTATTCCGAACCAGTAAGAATAGTTTTGTGCAAATAGTGGGTCTTTGTGTGTTTGAACTCCCACCATGTAAGGGCAAACTCGATATGCGAGCTAATGACCTACAattatcaattaaaaacaaaaatgctgacGGATGCCCGAGTGAACATCAGGGAAAGACCCACTCTCCCTTAACTTTTCAGAAAGACATTTAAACTGTAAATTAGAAACACAAACATGAGGGGCTCTAACATTCCAATGAAGTAGATGAATTGTGTAGGGGATTAACCCcataactttttgttgttgttgtttttaaatttcttgaccAGCTctcagatgatgatgatgtttaTCTCTCTGTTCTTGGCTGCCCGGTAAAAGAATGGCACGCAGGGTTTGGTGGCCAAGCCTGGGTGCTCCTGGGTGTCCTGCGTTACAGGAAGCAGCTGCAGGATCTTCTGTGCAGTGGGGTTGTCACGGGGAGAACCCTCCCTGGCCTGTCCCGGTGCAGGCTCCACGCTGTCCTGAAAATCTTAGGAGAGAGGGAGGCGGGGCTCTGAGTACACTGGGAGGCTCCCCTGCTGCGGCCTGCCCACCCCGCCTGAGGGCTCTACTCACCACTCTGCTCCTCTGCAGCTGCAAGTTCCTGGGGGGCTGGGGCCCCTGGAGCGGGCTCATCAAGAGGGTTCTGGACAGCAGGGAGGAATTTGTCATGCCCCTCGTGGTCGCCCACAACCGGCAACACCATATCTTGCAGCTCCAGCAGCTTCACCTGAAGGGAGGGGTGCTCAGTTACCACGCCTGAGCCGGCGACAGCACCCACCTTCACCCCTAACCCCGCAGAGATGTTGCACACCCTCTAccttcatctcctcctccttctgggcCAGCCTGCTGGCTTCCTCCTCCTTGTGCTGCGTGTTTGGCCCTGCCTGCCCCCTGGATCTCACATACCGTGATGTGCTCTCCTGTGAGAGGACACGGCTCAGACACTGGGGCCCCTCTGAAGGCCCTGCAGCTCCCCATGCCCGTGCCCTGGCCTCTTGCTTACTCATGCCATCTGTCGCTCCAGAGAGCTGGATGAATCCAAGCTCTCGTTTCACCACCTGCTGCTTCCCGTCCACCTTCTCCCTCGGGAGGTCCATAAAGCCACTCTGGAGCCAAAATAATAGGGTCACATCACGGGAGTGACCTGTCCTGCCCCGCCCCCACTTTTCTTGGCCCATGCCAGGACTCACTCACCTTCACCTTCTCCATGGCCTCCTACAGGGCCCGGTAGCTCTCCCCACACACAAACTCACCCCCAATCCCTGGGGCCGGGACCTCTGCCTCTGGCTGCTTCCAGGCCGAGGCCACCAGGTGAGCCAGGTGCAGGCAGCACAGCCTTCACACCTTCCGCTGCCCACATAGCCGTGCCTGCTCCTCCTGGGCACTGGCTTCAGCGGAGGTGAAAAATGCCACTTGAAGGCAAGAGGTGAGTATTCTTGTAGGGGCATACACAAAACAAatggggcagggaggtggagcACAGCCCCTTCCCTTGGGGCCTCAGAGAGTGCACCTGTTGGTCACAGGTGAAGTGGTGGCTGACCACTGGCTCCCGGAAGGGGTGAAGGTCTAGAGAAATCAGAAGGCGGGGAAAGCAACAGCATAAGGGGGTCTGGGAGGGACCACAGAGGAAGGTGGCAAAGCGGGGGCAGGGAAAGTCAGACTCACTGTGGCTTCCCGGCTCTCCAGGTCCTTTGGGATGCTCGGCATAGGCCGAGGCACCCCCTCCTCCTCAGTGTCTAGatgtcc from Papio anubis isolate 15944 unplaced genomic scaffold, Panubis1.0 scaffold3605, whole genome shotgun sequence carries:
- the LOC116273101 gene encoding golgin subfamily A member 2-like isoform X2, whose product is MKVKLLELQDMVLPVVGDHEGHDKFLPAVQNPLDEPAPGAPAPQELAAAEEQSDFQDSVEPAPGQAREGSPRDNPTAQKILQLLPVTQDTQEHPGLATKPCVPFFYRAAKNREINIIII
- the LOC116273101 gene encoding golgin subfamily A member 2-like isoform X1; translated protein: MPSIPKDLESREATVKLLELQDMVLPVVGDHEGHDKFLPAVQNPLDEPAPGAPAPQELAAAEEQSDFQDSVEPAPGQAREGSPRDNPTAQKILQLLPVTQDTQEHPGLATKPCVPFFYRAAKNREINIIII